Part of the Burkholderia humptydooensis genome, CCTGGCGGGGCGCGCGGACGTCGCCGAAGTCACCGGCACGATGACCGACCTCGCCGAGGCGGCGATCCAGCGCGCGCTCGCGCTGCTCGCGGCGGACCTCGAGGCGCAGTACGGCGAGCCGCGCGGCCCGTCGGGCGAGCGGCTCGCGCTCGGCGTGGTCGGCATGGGCAAGCTCGGCGGCCGCGAGCTGAACGTGTCGTCGGACATCGATCTGATCTTCGTCTACGAGGACGACGGCGAGACGGCGGGCGGCGCCCGCGCGCCGATTTCCGTGCACGAGTTCTTCACGCGGCTCGGCCGGCGCCTGATCGGCGTGCTGTCCGAGGCGACGGCCGACGGCTACGTGTTCCGCGTCGACATGCGGCTGCGCCCGAACGGCGATGCCGGCCCGCTCGTCTGCAGCCTCGGGATGCTCGAGGAGTATTTCTACGTGCAGGGGCGCGAATGGGAGCGCTACGCATGGATCAAGGGCCGGCTCGTGACCGAGCGGGCGAGCGCCGCCGCGCACCGCCTCGCGCAGCAGCTCGACACGATCGTCAAGCCGTTCGTCTACCGGCGCTATCTCGATTTCGGCGTGATCGGCGCGATCCGCTCGCTGCACGAGCAGATTCGCCAGGAGGCGCGGCGGCGCGCGACGATGCGGCCCGACAAGGCCGACGACATCAAGCTCGGCCGCGGCGGAATCCGCGAGATCGAGTTCAGCGCGCAGGTGTTCCAGTTGATTCGCGGCGGGCAGGACGCGGGCTTCAGGGTGCGGCCGACGCTCGCGGTGCTGAGCCACGCGAGCGCGAGCGGGCTGATCGCCGACGAGGTGCGCGCGGGGCTGACGGACGCGTATCTGTTCCTGCGCACGCTCGAGCACCGGCTGCAATACCGCAACGACGCGCAGACGCACGCGATGCCGGTCGACCCGGCCGAGCGCGCGGCGCTCGCCGCGTCGCTCGGTTTCGCCGATTACGCGGCGCTGATCGCGGCGCTCGACCGGCACCGCGCGTTCGTCGAGGCGCAGTTCGACCAGGTGTTCGCCGACAAGGCGGAGCGCGGCGAGCGCCGCGCGGACGACCACGCGCCGGGCTGCGTCTGGAGCGGCGCGCTCGCCGACGACGGCGCCGACGACGCGCTCGTCGCGCGCCTGGCGGCGCTCGGCTTCGCCGATCCGGCGGTCGTGCTCGCGCGGCTGCAGGCGGTGCGGCGCTCGTCGCGCTACGCCGGGCTGCCGGAATCGAGCCGCGTGCGGTTCGACCGGGTCGCGCAGCGCGCGCTCGAGGCGGCGCCCGGCATCGACGCCGCGCATCGCGACGAGACCGTCGTGCGCTGCTTCGACCTGCTCGAGACGGTCGGCCGGCGCGGCGCGTATCTCGCGCTCCTGACCGAGTACCCGGCCGCGCTGCGGCGCGTGCTGTCGGTGCTCGGCGCGACGCGCTGGGGCGGCGGCTACCTGATTCGCCACCCGCAACTGCTCGACGAACTGCTCGACGACGAGGCGATCGACAGCCCGTTCGACTGGCCGGCGTTCAAGGACGCGCTGCGCAGGCGGCTCGCGGCCGCCGACGGCGCCGAGCATCAGATGGACCTGCTGCGCCACGCGCATCAGGCCGAGGTGTTCCGGATCCTGCTGCTCGATCTGGCCGGCAGGCTGTCGGTCGAGCACGTGAGCGACCGCCTGTCGGAGCTCGCCGACGCGATGCTCGACGTGACGATCGAAGTCGTCTGGTCGCAGCTCGCGAAGCGCCATCGCGACACGCCGTGCTTCGCGGCGATCGCGTACGGCAAGCTGGGCGGCAAGGAGCTCGGCTACGCGTCCGATCTCGATCTGATCTTCCTGTACGACGATCCGGACGAGCGCGCGGCCGACGTCTACACGACGTTCGCGCGCCGTCTGATCACGTGGCTCACGACCGCGACGGGCGCGGGCACGCTGTTCGACATCGACCTGCGGCTGCGGCCGAACGGCGAGGCGGGCCTGCTCGTCACCGATCTCGACGCGTTCCGCCGCTACCAGTTGCGCGAGGGCGACGCGGCGAACACCGCGTGGGTGTGGGAGCACCAGGCGCTCACGCGCGCGCGCTACAGCGCGGGCGACGCGCGGATCGGCGCGGCGTTCGAGGCGATCCGCGTGCAGGTGCTGACGATGCCGCGCGATGCGGCGGTGCTCGCGAAGGAGATTGTCGAGATGCGCGGCAAGGTGCTCGCCGGGCATCCGAACACGGCCGGGCTGTTCGACCTGAAGCACGACCGCGGCGGGATGGTCGACATCGAGTTCGTCGTCCAGTACTGGGTGCTGCTGCACGCGGCGCAGCATCCGGAGATGATCCGCAACACCGGCAACATCGCGCTGCTGCGCGAGGTGTCGCGCTTCGGGCTGATGAGCGGGGAGGAGGCGGAGACGGTCGGCGCCGCGTACCGGACCTACCGGAAGCTCCAGCACCGGCTGCGCCTCGACGGGATGGAAAAGGCGCGCGTCGAGCCCGGGCGGGTCGCGGCCGAGCGGCAGGCCGTGGCCGCGCTGTGGGCGCGCGTGTTCGGCGCGTAGCGGGAAGCGGCGGGAGCCGAAGCAGGGACCGCAGCAGGAACCGCGCGGAGTCGATCCGTTGCGTCCGGCGAGCGCGCGCCGCGTCACGCGGTCAGCATTTCCTTCGCGTGCTTGCGCGTCGTCGCGGTGATCTCGAGGCCGCCCAGCATCCGCGCGACTTCCTCGATCCGGCTCGCGCGATCGAGCGGCACGACCGTCGACACGGTGCCGCCTTCGCCGTCCTCGCCCTTCGCGACCTGGAAGTGATGATCGCCGCGCGCGGCGACCTGCGGCAGATGCGTGACGCACAGCACCTGCCGCATCTGCCCGAGCTGATGCAGCAGCCGCCCCACCACCTCGGCCACGCCGCCGCCGATGCCCGTGTCGACTTCGTCGAAGATGAGCGTCGGCGTCGGGCTCGCCGCGCTCGCGATCACCGCGAGCGCCAGGCTGATCCGCGCGAGCTCGCCGCCCGACGCGACCTTCGCGAGCGGCCGCAGCGGCACGCCCGCATGGCCCGCGACGCGGAACTCGATCTGCTCGAGCCCGTGCGCGCCGCCGTCGGCGAGCGGCACGAGCGCGACTTCGAAGCTGCCGCCCGCCATCGACAATTCCTGCATGCCTGTCGTCACCGCCGCGCCGAGCGCCTTCGCGGCCTGCGCGCGCGCCTTCGACAGCTTCCGCGCGTCGGCGAGATACGCTTGCCTCGCATGGTCGGCGATCGCCTGCAGCGCGCTCAGGTCGGCGGCGGCGTCGAGCTCGGCGAGCTGCGCGCGGCGCGCCTCGTGCTCGTCGTGCAGCGTTTCGGGCGGCAGCCGGAACTTGCGCGCGGTCGAATGCAGCGCGTCGAGCCGCGTCTCGACCTGCGCGAGCCGGTCCGGATCGAGGTCGAGCCGCTGCGCGTAGTGCGACAGCGAGTACGACGCCTCCTGCAACTGGATCTCGGCCGGCTCGAGCGACGCGAGCGCGTCGTTGAGCGCGGGGTCGTATTCGGCGAGGCTCCTCAACTTCGACACGATCGCGCCCAACTGCGTGAGCATCGCGTCGTCGGATTCGGAGATCGCGCCGAGCGCGCCCTGCACGCCGTCGATCAGGTTCGCCGAATGCGTGAGCCGCCTGTGCTCGGCGCCGATCTCGTCCCATTCGCCCGGCTGCGGCGCGAGCT contains:
- the glnE gene encoding bifunctional [glutamate--ammonia ligase]-adenylyl-L-tyrosine phosphorylase/[glutamate--ammonia-ligase] adenylyltransferase, translated to MTDAPDLLSLSYSHYLARAAAARPALAERIAAWAAAPVTRAALDARLDELLAEGGRPPSEGALKKALRRLRGEAFGAVAERDLAGRADVAEVTGTMTDLAEAAIQRALALLAADLEAQYGEPRGPSGERLALGVVGMGKLGGRELNVSSDIDLIFVYEDDGETAGGARAPISVHEFFTRLGRRLIGVLSEATADGYVFRVDMRLRPNGDAGPLVCSLGMLEEYFYVQGREWERYAWIKGRLVTERASAAAHRLAQQLDTIVKPFVYRRYLDFGVIGAIRSLHEQIRQEARRRATMRPDKADDIKLGRGGIREIEFSAQVFQLIRGGQDAGFRVRPTLAVLSHASASGLIADEVRAGLTDAYLFLRTLEHRLQYRNDAQTHAMPVDPAERAALAASLGFADYAALIAALDRHRAFVEAQFDQVFADKAERGERRADDHAPGCVWSGALADDGADDALVARLAALGFADPAVVLARLQAVRRSSRYAGLPESSRVRFDRVAQRALEAAPGIDAAHRDETVVRCFDLLETVGRRGAYLALLTEYPAALRRVLSVLGATRWGGGYLIRHPQLLDELLDDEAIDSPFDWPAFKDALRRRLAAADGAEHQMDLLRHAHQAEVFRILLLDLAGRLSVEHVSDRLSELADAMLDVTIEVVWSQLAKRHRDTPCFAAIAYGKLGGKELGYASDLDLIFLYDDPDERAADVYTTFARRLITWLTTATGAGTLFDIDLRLRPNGEAGLLVTDLDAFRRYQLREGDAANTAWVWEHQALTRARYSAGDARIGAAFEAIRVQVLTMPRDAAVLAKEIVEMRGKVLAGHPNTAGLFDLKHDRGGMVDIEFVVQYWVLLHAAQHPEMIRNTGNIALLREVSRFGLMSGEEAETVGAAYRTYRKLQHRLRLDGMEKARVEPGRVAAERQAVAALWARVFGA
- the recN gene encoding DNA repair protein RecN translates to MLRHLSIRDFVIVAALDLEFDSGFTVFSGETGAGKSILIDALALALGERADASVVRTGSSRADISAEFTPHDRVARWLDEHAFDADDTVMLRRVVDASGRSRAFINGTSATLAQLREVGEMLVDIHGQHAHQLLMRADAQRELFDTHAGLAADAAAVARGHRAWRDATHAIEAAQAHERERQLEREKLAWQLAELDKLAPQPGEWDEIGAEHRRLTHSANLIDGVQGALGAISESDDAMLTQLGAIVSKLRSLAEYDPALNDALASLEPAEIQLQEASYSLSHYAQRLDLDPDRLAQVETRLDALHSTARKFRLPPETLHDEHEARRAQLAELDAAADLSALQAIADHARQAYLADARKLSKARAQAAKALGAAVTTGMQELSMAGGSFEVALVPLADGGAHGLEQIEFRVAGHAGVPLRPLAKVASGGELARISLALAVIASAASPTPTLIFDEVDTGIGGGVAEVVGRLLHQLGQMRQVLCVTHLPQVAARGDHHFQVAKGEDGEGGTVSTVVPLDRASRIEEVARMLGGLEITATTRKHAKEMLTA